ATCGGCGGACCGGCTGGCCGAGCTGGCAGAGCGGTTGCCCGGTGCGCTGGCCGTGCCCACCGACATGCTCGACGAGGCGGCGGTGGCCCAGATGGTCCGGACCACCCAGGAACACTATGGCCGTATCGACGTGCTCGTGAACAATGCGGGGCGGGGCATGCACGTGCCGGTGTTGGAGGCAAGGCTGGCGGACTACCGGCAACTCCTGGAACTCAACCTCGTCAGCGTGCTGGGGGCCATGCAGCAGGTCGCGCCGGTCATGCAGGCCGGAGGCGGCGGGAGCATCGTGAACATCAGCTCGGGGACGACCAAGGGGCTGTTTCCGGGGCTGGCGCCCTATTCCTCCACCAAGCACGCCCTGAACAACCTCTCGCTCATCGCCCGCACCGAACTCGCGCCGCTGGGGATTACGGTCAGCGTGGTCTACCCCGGCATGACCGACACCGAGTTCGGGCACAACTTGGTCGGGGCCGCGCCGGAACGCGCCGCCGCGTACCGCCGGGGCGACTCGGCGCAGTCGGTGGCCGAACTGATCGTGCGGGCCGTGACGACCGGCGAGGCCGAGGTCTACGCCGCCAGCGTGCAGGCCCGCATGGACGCGGCTCAGCGCCCGTAGAAGGCGGGCGGCTCGGTACCCAGGGCGCGCAGGTACACGTAGCCCTGGCCCCGGTGATGGACTTCGTTGTCCACGGCGTAGATGGCCGCCACCCAGCCGGGCATCTCGCCCCAGGGCAGAGGAGCCACGCGGCCGAACATGGCCGGGTCGATCTGCCCGAACTCGGCCTCGATCCGCGCGCTCAGGGCGTCCCAGGCGGCCAGCAGCTCGGCCTGGGTGCGGGGGGCAGCGGCCCAGGCGGGTTCCTTCCACTCGCCGCTCAGCAGGCCGTCCAGGGTCATCGCGCTGACGAAATGCAGTTCGCCGCCCATCTCGCCGAAAGAGCGCATGGGGGGCGCGGCGCTGAACGTGAAGAGCTGGTCTTCGGGAAACGCGGCGATCACCCGGCGGGTCAGGCGGCGATGCCCCAGCCAGTGGTCCAGAAAGCCGGCGAGCGTCAGGGCGGGGGCAGAGACTTCATGCATTTGCGTAGTCATAGGTGTTCCTCCGCCCATAACGTAACGCCGCTTCCCGTCAGGGGTTGTCGTATTTCTGTGGCAAGCTGGGCCCATGTACGACCCGTCCATGCGCGTGCTGTCGGTGCTGGAGCTGCTCCAGTCGCGCGAAAGCGTGACCGGCGCCGAGCTGAGCCGCGTGCTGGAGGTCAGTCCGCGCACGGTGCAGCGCTACGTGGCGCGGCTTCAGGACCTCGGCATTCCGGTCGAGGGCCGGCGCGGCGTGGGGGGCGCGTACCGGCTGCGCCCGGGCTTCCGGCTGCCGCCCCTGATGTTCAGCGGCGAGGAAGCCCTGAGCCTGTCGCTGGGGCTGCTGGCATTGGGACACCTGGGGCTGCGCGACCTCGCCCCGGCGGCGGACCTCGCGGCGGCCAAGCTGGCGCGCACGCTGCCGGAGGCCCTGCGCGAGGAGGTGCGGGCGCTGCGGCAGGCCGTGCAGCTCGACGCCTCGCCCTGGGTGGTGACGGTCGAGGCCACGCGCATGGGCGCCCTGCTCGCGGCGATGCGCCGGGGCCGGCAGCTCGAATTCGGCTACCGCTCGGGCCGGGGCGAGGCCAGCGTGCGCCGCGCCGACCTGTACCGCGCCGTGCATTTCGGCGGGCGCTGGTACGCGGTCGGGCACTGCCACCTGCGCGGCGAGCGCCGCTCCTTCCGGCTCGACCGCATGGAGGAGGTGCGGGTGCTGGAAGCCACCTTCACGCCGCCCGCCGACTTCGACGCGCTGGCGTGGCTGCGCGCCTCGCTGCCCGAGCCGGCGCAGGGTCACGAGGTCAGCGTGTGGCTGGGCGCTCCGCCCGAGAGCCTGCGCGATCAGCTCTCGGCCTGGGGCACCGACCTGCGGCCCGAGGCCGGCGGCTCGCGCCTGCGCGGCCGGCGCGACCACCTCGACGCCTTCGCCGGGTTCCTGCTGGGTCTGGGCTGCGAGGTCCGGGTGGACAGTCCGCCCGAGCTGCTGCGGTCGGTCGGACGGATCGTGGCCCGCGCCCAGGGGGTGCTGGCGGCCCAGGCCTCCCCCGACTGATCACCGCGCTCAGGGAATCAGGCGCTCGCGGCGCAGCTGCGCGAAGAGGTCGAAAAAGGAAGCTTCGGTGTTCTGGTACACCGAAAAGCCCAGGGCGCGGCTGCGGGCCATGTCGGTCATCACCTCGATGGGGCGGCTCAGGTCGAGGTCGGTGTGCCACGCCGAGGCGAGGCGGTTCAGGTCCGGCTCGGCCAGCCCGTGCCCCGCCGCCAGCTCGGCCCAGGCCGGTCCCTTGTCGGCCAGTTCGGCCTCCAGCGGGCGCACGGTGCCGCCGAAGCCCTGCGCCTCGACGCCGAACCAGTCGGCGACGCGGCCCCACAGGCGGCTCCAGCGGAACACGTCGCCGTTGACCACGTTGAAGGCCTGGTTGTGCGCGGCGGGCGTCTCGGCGGCCCACAGCAGCTGCCGGGCCAGTACGCGGGCATCGGTCACGTCCGACAGGCCCGACCACTGCGCGCCCGACCCCGGCCAGCGCATGGGCTGCCCCGAGGCGCGGCACAGCGAGGCGTAGACGGCGAGGGTGGTACCCAGGTTCATGGCGTTGCCCACCGCCTCCCCGATCAGGGTATGGGGCCGGTGGACGCTCCAGGTAAAGCCGTCGCGCTCGGCCGCGGCATACACCTCGTCCTCCTGGGCGTAGTAGAAGTTGGGCAGGTCCAGGCGCGGCTGGTCCTCGCGCAGCGGCGTGACCGGCAGGCGCTCGCCCTTGGCATAGGCGTCGAAGGGCCCCAGGTAGTGCTTGAGACCCGTGACCAGGGCGACGTGCTGCACCGTGCCCGCCGGCCGCAGGGCGTCCAGCAGGTTGCGGACCATCGCGCTGTTCACCTCGATGTTCAGCGCCTCGGTCTCCTGGCGCAGCCAAGAGGTGAAAAAGACGTGGGTGGGCCGCACCCCGGCGAGCGCCGGCCCCAGCGTTCCGGGGTCGAGCAGGTCGGCCGCGACCGGCAACAGGACCGGAATATCCTGCGCGGGCCTGCGCGCGAGGCCGTACACCGTCCAGCCCTGTTCCGTCAGAAGCTGGGCCAGCGTGCGCCCCGAGAGGCCGGTGGACCCCACGATGAGGGCCGTGCGTGCGGAAGAATCACTCGACATCCGGGCAGTGTAGGGACCGGGGATGGCCGCGCAAGGCGATCCGGGTGGGACCGGGTTCATCTTCGCAAGCAGAACTAACCCCGCAGCTCAAGCCCGTCTGGGGTCTGCCGCGCGGCCCACGACCGCATAGAGGGGATCGCCGCTCAGACGCCCGGCCCGGCGGGGGCTACGGTCCAGGGTGCGGATGTCGGTGAAGTTGCCCGCCTGCCGCAGAAATTCCGCGACGAGTGCGAGGTGCCCGGCGTCGTCGAGTTCGTGCCAGACCCGCACGGCCTTCGTCGGAAAACAGCGGTTGGAGAAGGTGATGACCACCGGCGCGCCGGGCCGCAGCACCCGCCCGACCTCGCGCAGCACCTCGGCCGGCCGGGTCAGGTAATCCACCGACACGCACAGGCCGCAGCCGTCGAAGCTGGCGTCCGGGTAGGGCAGCCGCGCGTCCTCGTTCAGGTTCTGCACCGCGAAGCCGCTCAGGCACGGGTTGGCGGCGAGTTCGCGGCGGTTCATGCCCAGGCCCTCGACCCGGCCGTACTCGACCTCGGGCGGCAGGTGACTGACCCAGGAACTCATGAGGTCCAGCAGGTCGCCGCCCGCCGGAAAATATTCGCGGTACAGCTCCGTGACGGCGGCAATCGCCCCGTCGTCGATGTGGGTCACGAAACGGGGCTGGGCGTAGAAGGCCTCGTCGGGCGTCTCGTCCATGCGGCGAAAGGCGTCGGCCGGAAGATCACTGGACATGCGGCATGGTCCCCCGGCGGCCCGGCGCACACTGCGGGCGGCCTCGCAATATGGGCGCCGGGAAAAGGCGTGCCCCGGTATCTTCTTCCCGAGTTCTGGGCACGGCAGGCTGGCCCCAGCGGAGCGGGCAGGCTGGCCGGGGAAGCGGGGAACGGCTCCTCTGCCCGGCCGCCCCGGCCGGGCATTCTCCCCGAAATCCAGTTCAGCCGACCTGCTCGGCCCCGAAGACCCGGCCCGGCGCGGCGTACTCGTCCCGCGCAGCCACGAGCTGGATCTCGCGGGTGCCCAGACGGTGGGTCAGGTCCAGCAGGGCGTACAGCGCACTCATCGAGAGCGATAGGGCGCGGGCCACGTCGCCCCCGGTCCGCAGATACTGACCGAAAAACAGCGCGGCGATGGCGTCCCCGGTGCCGTTGCGCGGCGGGTCGAGGTCGATGAGCGGCGTGCGGCACAGCCACGCGCCCTCGCCCGTCACGGCGAGCGTCTCGATGACGCCTGCGGGCGCGTCCTGCCGCACGAGACTGGTCACGACCACGATGCGCGGCCCGCCGGGGTTCAGGCGCTCCCGCAGGGCGCGCGCCGCCTCCAGGGCGTGCTCCAGCGTGTCCACCCTGCGGCCGGTGAGGAGTTCGAGCTCGAACTGGTTGGGCGTGACGATGTCGGCCGCCGGAATCGCCTGCGCGCCGATCAGCTCGGGCAGCTCGGGGCGCACGAACACGCCGCGCCCCACGTCGCCCATCACGGGGTCGCAGCAGTACAGCGCGCCGGGGCTGGCCTGCCGCACGCGCGACACGGCCGCAACCACCGCCGCGACGGTGCCTTCGGAGCCCATGTAGCCGCTCAGGACGCCGCTACAGCCCGGCAGGACTCCACGCGCCTCGATGCCGTCGAGCAGCTCGGCCACGAGTTCGGGGGCGAACACTGCGCCGGTCCACGCCCCGTAGCCGGTGTGGTTGGAAAACTGCACGGTGTTCACGGCCCAGACCTCGATACCCAGACATTGCAGCGGGAACATGGCCGCGGCGTTGCCGACGTGGCCGTAGCTGACCCACGACTGGATGCTCAGGAGGTTCAGGGGCGCGGCCGGAAGGGCGGGGGCACTCATCGCGCCCCAGCATAGACGCGCGCCGCCCCGGGTAGGCCGCCCCGGCCCCTCAGGACCCGGCCGGGCCGACCGGAGAGGGCGCGGGCCGGCCCAGGAGGTAGCCCTGCGCGTAGTCCGCGCCCAGCTCGGTCACCAGCCGGAGTTCCTGCGCCGTCTCGACGCCCTCGGCCACCGTCCGGATGCCCAGGTCGTGGGCGTAGCGGATCAGGGCCTCCACGAGCGGCACCCGCGCGTCGTCGCCGTGCAGGTTGCGGATCAGGTCGCGGTCGAGTTTCACGAGGTCCGGACGCAGCGCCGCGAGGTAGGTGAGGCTGGTGTGACCCGCGCCCAGGTCGTCCAGGGCCACCTGCGCGCCTTCGGCCCGGTAGCGTTCCAGAATGCTGGCGAGCAGCTTGAGGTCGGGAAAACTCTCGCTCTCGGTGACCTCGAACAGCAGCCGTCCGAAATCCGCGCCGACCTCCCGGCAGGCCTCGAAGGTGGTGCGCAGGCAGATGTTGGGGTCGTAGACCACGCCCGGCGCGAAGTTGATGAACAGCACCTGCTCCGGCGCGAGCTGAGGGTACACCTGCCGGATGGCCGTGCGCCGGGCCAGGGCGTCGAAGGCGCGGTGTTGCCCCCGGGCCGCCGCCGCGTC
The genomic region above belongs to Deinococcus gobiensis I-0 and contains:
- a CDS encoding SDR family oxidoreductase produces the protein MDIRDKVVLVTGASSGIGRAAAELFAAQGAKVALAARSADRLAELAERLPGALAVPTDMLDEAAVAQMVRTTQEHYGRIDVLVNNAGRGMHVPVLEARLADYRQLLELNLVSVLGAMQQVAPVMQAGGGGSIVNISSGTTKGLFPGLAPYSSTKHALNNLSLIARTELAPLGITVSVVYPGMTDTEFGHNLVGAAPERAAAYRRGDSAQSVAELIVRAVTTGEAEVYAASVQARMDAAQRP
- a CDS encoding DinB family protein — protein: MHEVSAPALTLAGFLDHWLGHRRLTRRVIAAFPEDQLFTFSAAPPMRSFGEMGGELHFVSAMTLDGLLSGEWKEPAWAAAPRTQAELLAAWDALSARIEAEFGQIDPAMFGRVAPLPWGEMPGWVAAIYAVDNEVHHRGQGYVYLRALGTEPPAFYGR
- a CDS encoding helix-turn-helix transcriptional regulator, which produces MYDPSMRVLSVLELLQSRESVTGAELSRVLEVSPRTVQRYVARLQDLGIPVEGRRGVGGAYRLRPGFRLPPLMFSGEEALSLSLGLLALGHLGLRDLAPAADLAAAKLARTLPEALREEVRALRQAVQLDASPWVVTVEATRMGALLAAMRRGRQLEFGYRSGRGEASVRRADLYRAVHFGGRWYAVGHCHLRGERRSFRLDRMEEVRVLEATFTPPADFDALAWLRASLPEPAQGHEVSVWLGAPPESLRDQLSAWGTDLRPEAGGSRLRGRRDHLDAFAGFLLGLGCEVRVDSPPELLRSVGRIVARAQGVLAAQASPD
- a CDS encoding SDR family oxidoreductase, with the protein product MSSDSSARTALIVGSTGLSGRTLAQLLTEQGWTVYGLARRPAQDIPVLLPVAADLLDPGTLGPALAGVRPTHVFFTSWLRQETEALNIEVNSAMVRNLLDALRPAGTVQHVALVTGLKHYLGPFDAYAKGERLPVTPLREDQPRLDLPNFYYAQEDEVYAAAERDGFTWSVHRPHTLIGEAVGNAMNLGTTLAVYASLCRASGQPMRWPGSGAQWSGLSDVTDARVLARQLLWAAETPAAHNQAFNVVNGDVFRWSRLWGRVADWFGVEAQGFGGTVRPLEAELADKGPAWAELAAGHGLAEPDLNRLASAWHTDLDLSRPIEVMTDMARSRALGFSVYQNTEASFFDLFAQLRRERLIP
- a CDS encoding methyltransferase domain-containing protein; this encodes MSSDLPADAFRRMDETPDEAFYAQPRFVTHIDDGAIAAVTELYREYFPAGGDLLDLMSSWVSHLPPEVEYGRVEGLGMNRRELAANPCLSGFAVQNLNEDARLPYPDASFDGCGLCVSVDYLTRPAEVLREVGRVLRPGAPVVITFSNRCFPTKAVRVWHELDDAGHLALVAEFLRQAGNFTDIRTLDRSPRRAGRLSGDPLYAVVGRAADPRRA
- the pdxY gene encoding pyridoxal kinase yields the protein MSAPALPAAPLNLLSIQSWVSYGHVGNAAAMFPLQCLGIEVWAVNTVQFSNHTGYGAWTGAVFAPELVAELLDGIEARGVLPGCSGVLSGYMGSEGTVAAVVAAVSRVRQASPGALYCCDPVMGDVGRGVFVRPELPELIGAQAIPAADIVTPNQFELELLTGRRVDTLEHALEAARALRERLNPGGPRIVVVTSLVRQDAPAGVIETLAVTGEGAWLCRTPLIDLDPPRNGTGDAIAALFFGQYLRTGGDVARALSLSMSALYALLDLTHRLGTREIQLVAARDEYAAPGRVFGAEQVG
- a CDS encoding EAL domain-containing protein; the encoded protein is MPGPERSLPSAGSYGPQHGSRSCDCHALDPDLSPPTGLAVRAASPYLRRKLGVALHALDWEAEWRGEAALLTPAVPERLRTLLEAFSPTERPELSAAPWDGAEVDPWQAAPLERWVRRLLSGWFTAASQALEFHMQPVVALASGQVYGYEALVRARWQGDLIGAGALLDAAAARGQHRAFDALARRTAIRQVYPQLAPEQVLFINFAPGVVYDPNICLRTTFEACREVGADFGRLLFEVTESESFPDLKLLASILERYRAEGAQVALDDLGAGHTSLTYLAALRPDLVKLDRDLIRNLHGDDARVPLVEALIRYAHDLGIRTVAEGVETAQELRLVTELGADYAQGYLLGRPAPSPVGPAGS